Proteins from a genomic interval of Ndongobacter massiliensis:
- a CDS encoding ABC transporter permease yields MSKDMAKGSFEYANIASVARYYNYGRYETGKFAAWIANFLRFAVLFLLLGIVIHQTKFMHNFIRLLILGETLNVFDLIVIDLFWWRNTKRIRLSKIPQKELYQNPKKHIEAFLRALVLYFFVAMLDGYLLTLF; encoded by the coding sequence TTGTCGAAGGATATGGCTAAAGGTTCCTTTGAATATGCAAACATTGCTTCCGTTGCACGTTATTATAATTATGGACGCTATGAAACAGGCAAATTCGCTGCATGGATCGCGAATTTTTTACGATTTGCCGTCTTATTTTTATTGTTAGGCATCGTCATTCACCAAACAAAGTTTATGCATAACTTTATTCGTTTGCTGATTTTAGGCGAAACGCTAAATGTTTTTGACCTTATCGTTATTGATCTATTCTGGTGGAGAAACACAAAGCGGATCAGGTTATCAAAAATACCACAAAAGGAGCTCTACCAAAATCCGAAAAAGCACATAGAAGCTTTTTTAAGAGCTTTGGTTCTGTATTTTTTTGTCGCAATGCTTGACGGATATCTTTTGACTTTATTTTGA
- a CDS encoding MBL fold metallo-hydrolase gives MQIAEGWIPIKDNTIFEVEGIKVEAIPVPGHTIGHTVYILDDKIMISGDCLAINEDGGNPFFLIFTQNPSRNKESLRSLKYKLEGRTLLYVCTGHSGIHAYSEKVFAHIDPSAVFGKRTPFL, from the coding sequence GTGCAGATTGCTGAAGGCTGGATACCAATTAAAGACAATACGATATTCGAAGTTGAGGGAATAAAAGTGGAGGCTATCCCCGTACCGGGTCATACGATAGGACATACCGTTTATATTTTGGATGATAAAATTATGATATCGGGGGATTGCCTCGCCATCAATGAAGATGGTGGCAATCCCTTTTTTTTGATTTTTACACAAAATCCAAGCAGAAATAAAGAGTCTTTACGCAGTCTTAAGTATAAATTGGAGGGGCGTACGCTGTTATATGTTTGTACAGGGCACAGCGGCATCCATGCTTATTCGGAAAAAGTTTTTGCACATATTGACCCAAGCGCAGTGTTCGGTAAGAGAACGCCCTTTTTGTAG
- a CDS encoding ABC transporter permease, which produces MLLMETVILCAAFFVVCFLGTGTDEKNLKNYMSYPDEVQKRIKEIEEYRGKYKETGKFTAWIVNFLLFAVLFLLLGIVIRQTKFMYNFIRLLILGETLNVFDLIVIDLLWWRNTKRIRLLKIPQKELYQNPKKHMEAFVRALVLYFFVAMLDGYLLTLF; this is translated from the coding sequence ATGCTGTTAATGGAAACCGTCATTTTATGCGCTGCATTTTTTGTAGTCTGTTTTTTGGGCACCGGCACGGACGAGAAAAATTTGAAAAATTATATGTCCTATCCGGATGAAGTTCAAAAGCGAATCAAAGAGATCGAAGAGTATCGGGGAAAATATAAGGAAACAGGCAAATTCACTGCATGGATCGTAAATTTTTTACTATTTGCCGTCTTATTTTTATTGTTGGGCATCGTCATTCGCCAAACAAAGTTTATGTATAACTTTATTCGTTTGCTGATTTTGGGCGAAACGTTAAATGTTTTTGACCTTATCGTTATTGATCTACTCTGGTGGAGAAACACAAAGCGGATCAGGTTATTAAAAATACCGCAAAAGGAGCTCTACCAAAATCCCAAAAAACATATGGAAGCTTTTGTAAGAGCTTTGGTTCTGTATTTTTTTGTCGCAATGCTTGACGGATATCTTTTGACTTTATTTTGA